Part of the Pedobacter roseus genome is shown below.
GTTTCCATAATAAAAATAATTCCAGTAAGATTTGCGTTTAATAACAATTAATTTAATAATGGATATCAGGTTATATCCATTGGAGGTATAGTTTTTTAATTAGAAGTCTTTTAACCAGGAATGAAGTTAAACTCGGAATTGACTTTTTCGGAAATAGGAGGTAGTTTAACGTCTTTGCTAGAAATTTTTTTACTGGGAAAATTGATGAATATTTTGGTCATAATTTCCTCAATTGGAATATAGAAGTTTAAGTTTAAGATGTGTTATCTGTAATGTTTTTGATTATCAATTAAATGCTGTGGTTAGCCTTACAGGTTCTAAGAAGTCACATAATCTAGTTTATGAACACAAACATTTCGAATTTGGAAATCAGGATAATACAGTGATTAAAAAAGAATTCCTAATTCCGTATCAGAAAGGTTAGAAGTTCATTATACTTTGTGTGATAAAACAAATTTAAGTTAACAGATAAGTCTAAGAAACTTAAAGTAACTCAACACTCAATCAAGCGTCATTTTTGGAGGTATGTTCACTGAGTATGGCTATTATGATATGCAACAAGTTATAGCCTCCGCATTTGCCAAAAGTGAAAAAACTCACGGAAGACAAGTTTTTATAAATAATCTTAATATTAAGATCGGATTTTAGATATAGGACAATTCAGAATTTTAATGATAATATAATGAAAGAGAAAATTAATCTGTTTATTCAAGATAGCGGTATAACTAGAGAACAACGAGAAAATAGGAATGGTGCAAATGCTTTCACAATTTGGATGACTGGGCTATCTGGAGCTGGAAAATCTACCCTTTCGATAAGCTTAGAAAGATGGCTTTTCAATAACTCTTATAATTGCTATCGATTAGACGGCGACAGTATTAGACAGGGTATGAATCGTGATCTTGGCTTTTCAAAAGTAGACAGAGCAGAAAATATTAGAAGAGCTGCTGAAGTCTGTAAATTATTTAATGATTCTGGAATTATTGTTATAGCATCATTTATATCGCCTTTTTCAGAAGACAGGTCTATTGCGGAGAATATAATAGGAAAAAGATGGTTTCATCTAGTTTATATTAATGCCAGCATCGAAGTTTGCAAAAAACGTGATGTAAAAGGATTATATAAACTGTCAAGTGAAGGCAAATTAAAAGATTTTACAGGAATTGATAGTCTATTCGAGATTCCAGAATCGACTTCATTAACCCTGAATACGGAGATATTAAGTGAGACAGCCTCTTTAAATATCCTGATTCAATTTGTTCAAACAATTATTACGGGCAAAAAGCCATAACCAACTGATTCTGCTCCGATAAGAATAATCTGTTGATTAATACTTTTGTTTTGTGCCGTTAGGCAATCGGGAATAACCAAGTTGGCCTTTCCAAAAGAAAAGAATATAAATTATTACTGGAGAATTGTCATGGGTTTTGCGATAACTTGCGATTTAGATTGGACTATCATTG
Proteins encoded:
- a CDS encoding UDP-galactopyranose mutase — translated: MEYRSLSLRCVICNVFDYQLNAVVSLTGSKKSHNLVYEHKHFEFGNQDNTVIKKEFLIPYQKG
- the cysC gene encoding adenylyl-sulfate kinase, producing MKEKINLFIQDSGITREQRENRNGANAFTIWMTGLSGAGKSTLSISLERWLFNNSYNCYRLDGDSIRQGMNRDLGFSKVDRAENIRRAAEVCKLFNDSGIIVIASFISPFSEDRSIAENIIGKRWFHLVYINASIEVCKKRDVKGLYKLSSEGKLKDFTGIDSLFEIPESTSLTLNTEILSETASLNILIQFVQTIITGKKP